A stretch of Pseudomonas sp. LRP2-20 DNA encodes these proteins:
- a CDS encoding MBOAT family O-acyltransferase: MVFSSNVFLFLFLPIFLGLYYLSGQRYRNLLLLVASYIFYAWWRVDFLALFAGVTLWNYWIGLKVGAAGVRSKPAQRWLLLGVGVDLAILGYFKYANFGVESLNAIITSFGLEPFILTHVLLPIGISFYIFESISYIIDVYRGDTPATRNLIDFAAFVAIFPHLIAGPVLRFKDLVDQFNNRTHTLDKFSEGCTRFMQGFIKKVFIADTLAVVADHCFALHNPTTGDAWLGALAYTAQLYFDFSGYSDMAIGLGLMMGFRFMENFKQPYISQSITEFWRRWHISLSTWLRDYLYITLGGNRKGTFNTYRNLFLTMLLGGLWHGANFTYIIWGAWHGMWLAIERALGIDTNPQRFNPVKWAFTFLLVVVGWVIFRAENLHVAARMYGAMFSFGEWQLSELNRAQLTGLQVATLVIAYLTLAFFGLRDFYRNAKPTAKATPVQVNADGSIGLDWTRVMSRALILLLFVASILKLSAQSYSPFLYFQF, encoded by the coding sequence ATGGTCTTCTCGTCCAACGTGTTCCTGTTCCTGTTCTTGCCGATCTTCCTCGGCCTGTACTACTTGAGCGGGCAACGCTATCGCAACCTGCTGCTGCTGGTCGCCAGCTACATCTTCTACGCCTGGTGGCGGGTCGACTTCCTCGCCCTGTTCGCCGGTGTGACCCTGTGGAACTACTGGATCGGCCTGAAAGTCGGCGCCGCCGGCGTGCGTAGCAAGCCGGCCCAGCGCTGGCTGCTGCTCGGCGTCGGCGTGGACCTGGCGATCCTCGGCTACTTCAAATACGCCAACTTCGGTGTCGAGAGCCTCAACGCGATCATTACCTCGTTCGGCCTGGAGCCGTTCATCCTCACCCACGTGCTGCTGCCGATCGGTATCTCGTTCTACATCTTCGAGTCGATCAGCTACATCATCGACGTGTACCGCGGCGACACCCCGGCCACTCGCAACCTGATCGACTTCGCGGCGTTCGTGGCGATCTTCCCGCACCTGATCGCCGGCCCTGTGCTGCGCTTCAAGGACCTGGTCGACCAGTTCAACAACCGCACCCACACCCTGGACAAGTTCTCCGAAGGCTGCACCCGCTTCATGCAGGGCTTCATCAAGAAAGTGTTCATCGCCGACACCCTGGCCGTGGTCGCCGACCATTGCTTCGCCCTGCACAACCCGACCACCGGCGACGCCTGGCTCGGCGCCCTGGCCTACACCGCGCAGCTGTACTTCGACTTCAGCGGCTACAGCGACATGGCCATCGGCCTGGGCCTGATGATGGGCTTCCGCTTCATGGAGAACTTCAAGCAGCCGTACATCAGCCAGTCGATCACCGAGTTCTGGCGGCGCTGGCACATCAGCCTGTCGACCTGGCTGCGCGACTACCTGTACATCACCCTGGGCGGCAACCGCAAAGGCACCTTCAACACCTACCGCAACCTGTTCCTGACCATGCTGCTGGGCGGCCTGTGGCACGGTGCCAACTTCACCTACATCATCTGGGGCGCCTGGCACGGCATGTGGCTGGCGATCGAGCGGGCACTGGGCATCGACACCAACCCGCAGCGCTTCAACCCGGTCAAGTGGGCCTTCACCTTCCTGCTGGTGGTGGTCGGCTGGGTGATCTTCCGTGCCGAAAACCTGCACGTCGCCGCCCGCATGTACGGCGCCATGTTCAGCTTCGGCGAATGGCAGCTGTCGGAACTCAACCGCGCCCAGCTCACCGGCCTGCAAGTGGCGACCCTGGTGATTGCCTACCTCACCCTGGCGTTCTTCGGCCTGCGCGACTTCTACCGCAATGCCAAGCCAACCGCCAAGGCCACGCCGGTGCAGGTGAATGCCGACGGCTCGATCGGCCTGGACTGGACCCGGGTCATGTCCCGCGCCCTGATCCTGCTGCTGTTCGTGGCCTCGATCCTCAAGCTTTCGGCGCAGAGCTACTCGCCGTTCCTGTACTTCCAGTTCTGA
- a CDS encoding alginate O-acetyltransferase — protein MTRTLRVTYSLSFLGLLVGMGVWSTGGFDSFHRTEQMTLLNGKLAKAAETHYDDQFPIKRLGTNLWAALDFKLFNEGRPGVVLGRDQWLFSDEEFKPTAGAEQLMQDNLALIRGVRDTLQQHGSQLVLAIIPAKARVYAEYIGKEQPASLHDDLYNRFHAQARQANVFAPDLMAALEQAKARGQVFLRTDTHWTPMGAEVVAQALAEAVSRQSLLNGEPQTFITEAGSTAPYKGDLTNFLPLDPLFSNLLPTPDNLQQRTTRPAETEGESGDALFADNQIPVALVGTSYSANPHWNFLGALQQALHSDVANYAEDGHGPLLPMLKYMQSDAFKNAAPQVVVWEFPERYLPMTNDLSSFDPQWIAQLKNARKSEENLALSSTRTNH, from the coding sequence ATGACCCGGACATTACGCGTCACCTATTCCCTGTCGTTCCTCGGCCTGCTGGTGGGCATGGGCGTCTGGTCCACCGGTGGCTTCGACAGTTTCCACCGTACCGAGCAGATGACCCTGCTCAACGGCAAGCTGGCCAAGGCCGCCGAGACCCACTACGACGACCAGTTCCCGATCAAGCGCCTGGGCACCAACCTATGGGCTGCGCTGGACTTCAAACTGTTCAACGAAGGCCGCCCTGGCGTGGTGCTGGGCCGCGACCAGTGGCTGTTCAGCGACGAAGAGTTCAAGCCTACCGCCGGTGCCGAGCAACTGATGCAGGACAACCTGGCGCTGATCCGCGGCGTGCGCGACACCCTGCAGCAGCACGGCAGCCAGCTGGTGCTGGCGATCATCCCGGCCAAGGCACGGGTGTATGCCGAGTACATCGGCAAGGAACAGCCGGCCAGCCTGCATGACGATCTGTACAACCGGTTCCATGCCCAGGCGCGCCAGGCCAACGTGTTCGCTCCCGACCTGATGGCAGCACTGGAACAGGCCAAGGCCCGCGGCCAGGTGTTCCTGCGCACCGACACCCACTGGACGCCGATGGGCGCCGAAGTGGTGGCGCAAGCGCTGGCCGAAGCGGTCAGCCGCCAGAGCCTGCTCAACGGTGAGCCGCAGACGTTCATCACCGAAGCCGGCAGCACCGCCCCCTACAAGGGCGACCTGACCAACTTCCTGCCGCTGGACCCGCTGTTCAGCAACCTGCTGCCGACCCCGGACAACCTGCAGCAACGCACCACCCGCCCTGCCGAAACCGAAGGCGAATCCGGCGACGCCCTGTTCGCCGACAACCAGATCCCGGTCGCCCTGGTGGGCACCAGCTACAGCGCCAACCCGCACTGGAACTTCCTCGGTGCGCTGCAGCAGGCACTGCACAGCGACGTCGCCAACTACGCCGAGGACGGCCACGGCCCGTTGCTGCCGATGCTCAAGTACATGCAGAGCGATGCCTTCAAGAACGCCGCGCCACAAGTGGTGGTGTGGGAATTCCCAGAACGTTATCTGCCAATGACCAACGACCTCAGCAGCTTCGACCCGCAGTGGATCGCGCAGCTGAAGAACGCCCGTAAATCCGAAGAAAACCTGGCCTTGTCGTCCACCCGGACGAATCACTGA
- a CDS encoding alginate O-acetyltransferase AlgF has translation MTTKTSIAKALTLAAGLSLASMQAFAGADAALYGPTAPKGSTFVRLYNAASAPAAASVGNTQIKQVGAQASSDFSFLPGGDYTAQVGGKSVPVKLAADKYYTLVNNAGGTPQLIEEPPFKNKQKALVRVQNLSDQAVTLKTADGKTEVVPSVATKGRGEREINPVKVNLALFEGDKKVSDLKPVALERGEAAVLYVTGSGSNLSPVWVTRPVASN, from the coding sequence ATGACTACCAAGACTTCCATTGCCAAAGCCCTCACCCTCGCGGCCGGCCTTTCCCTTGCCTCCATGCAGGCCTTTGCCGGTGCCGACGCCGCCCTGTACGGCCCGACCGCGCCGAAAGGCTCGACCTTCGTGCGCCTGTACAACGCCGCCAGCGCACCGGCTGCGGCCAGCGTCGGCAACACCCAGATCAAGCAGGTTGGCGCCCAGGCCAGCAGCGACTTCAGCTTCCTGCCGGGCGGTGACTACACCGCCCAGGTCGGCGGCAAGAGCGTGCCGGTGAAGCTGGCCGCGGACAAGTACTACACCCTGGTCAACAACGCCGGTGGCACCCCGCAGCTGATCGAAGAACCACCGTTCAAGAACAAGCAGAAGGCCCTGGTGCGGGTGCAGAACCTCAGCGACCAGGCGGTGACCCTGAAGACGGCCGACGGCAAGACCGAAGTGGTGCCGTCGGTGGCTACCAAGGGCCGTGGCGAACGTGAAATCAATCCGGTCAAGGTCAACCTGGCCTTGTTCGAAGGCGACAAGAAAGTCAGCGACCTGAAACCGGTCGCCCTGGAGCGTGGCGAAGCTGCCGTGCTGTACGTAACGGGTTCCGGCAGCAACTTGTCGCCGGTGTGGGTAACTCGCCCCGTGGCTAGCAACTGA
- a CDS encoding mannose-1-phosphate guanylyltransferase/mannose-6-phosphate isomerase: protein MIPVILSGGSGSRLWPLSRKQFPKQFLALTGEHTLFQQTLERLRFEGMDSPIVVCNKDHKFIVQEQLAALKLETQGILMEPFGRNTAPAVAMTAMKLINEGRDDLMLVLPADHVIDDQKALQRALALATVAAERGEMVLFGVPATKPETGYGYIRSSQDALLPEGVARVAQFVEKPDEKRAAEFVAAGGYFWNSGMFLFRASRFLEELKKHDSDIYDTCLLALERSQEDGDALSIDEATFACCPDNSIDYAVMEKTQRACVVPMSAGWSDVGCWSSLWEVHDKDADGNVTKGDVVVQDSRNCMIHGNGKLVSVIGLENIVVVETKDAMMIAHKDKVQGVKQMVKTLDERGRSETQNHLEVYRPWGSYDSVDMGGRFQVKHITVKPGASLSLQMHHHRAEHWIVVSGTAEVTCDENVFLLTENQSTYIPIASVHRLRNPGKIPLEIIEVQSGSYLGEDDIERFEDVYGRTSTPVDRGISVKTIAQ, encoded by the coding sequence ATGATCCCGGTAATTCTTTCTGGTGGTAGCGGTTCCCGTCTGTGGCCTCTGTCGCGCAAGCAGTTCCCCAAGCAGTTCCTGGCGCTGACCGGTGAACACACCCTGTTCCAGCAGACCCTCGAGCGCTTGCGCTTCGAAGGCATGGACAGCCCGATCGTGGTCTGCAACAAGGACCACAAATTCATCGTTCAAGAGCAGCTGGCTGCCCTGAAACTGGAAACCCAGGGCATCCTGATGGAGCCGTTCGGTCGCAACACAGCGCCAGCGGTGGCGATGACGGCCATGAAGCTGATCAACGAAGGCCGTGACGACTTGATGCTGGTGCTGCCCGCCGACCACGTGATCGACGACCAGAAGGCCCTGCAGCGTGCTCTGGCCCTGGCCACCGTGGCTGCCGAGCGCGGCGAGATGGTGCTGTTCGGCGTACCGGCAACCAAGCCGGAAACCGGTTACGGCTACATCCGCTCCAGCCAGGATGCTCTGCTGCCCGAAGGCGTGGCCCGGGTCGCCCAGTTCGTCGAAAAACCCGACGAGAAGCGCGCCGCCGAGTTCGTTGCCGCCGGTGGCTACTTCTGGAACAGCGGCATGTTCCTGTTCCGCGCCAGCCGCTTCCTTGAAGAGCTGAAAAAGCATGACTCCGACATCTACGACACCTGCCTGCTGGCCCTGGAGCGCAGCCAGGAAGATGGCGATGCATTGAGCATCGACGAAGCCACCTTCGCCTGCTGCCCGGACAACTCCATCGACTACGCGGTGATGGAAAAGACCCAGCGTGCCTGCGTGGTACCGATGTCGGCCGGCTGGAGCGACGTGGGCTGCTGGTCGTCGCTGTGGGAAGTGCACGACAAGGACGCCGACGGCAACGTCACCAAGGGCGACGTGGTGGTGCAGGACAGTCGCAACTGCATGATCCACGGCAACGGCAAGCTGGTGTCGGTGATCGGCCTGGAAAACATCGTCGTGGTCGAGACCAAGGACGCGATGATGATTGCCCACAAGGACAAGGTCCAGGGTGTCAAGCAGATGGTCAAGACCCTCGACGAGCGGGGCCGTAGCGAAACCCAGAACCATCTGGAAGTGTATCGCCCGTGGGGCTCGTACGACTCGGTGGACATGGGCGGCCGCTTCCAGGTCAAGCACATCACCGTCAAACCGGGCGCCAGCCTGTCGCTGCAGATGCACCACCACCGCGCCGAGCACTGGATCGTGGTGTCCGGCACCGCCGAGGTGACCTGTGACGAGAACGTGTTCCTGCTCACCGAGAACCAGTCGACCTACATTCCGATCGCCTCGGTCCACCGCCTGCGCAACCCGGGCAAGATCCCGCTGGAGATCATCGAAGTGCAGTCCGGCAGCTACCTGGGCGAGGACGACATCGAGCGCTTCGAGGATGTGTATGGACGCACCTCGACACCCGTCGACCGGGGTATTTCAGTGAAGACCATCGCGCAGTAA
- a CDS encoding multidrug transporter: MIIGAFLILTWLVLLLRYPAKALPISLAAVCGLGLVALMVFWQDSREASQLARLDLRLSYAPDHCPADRALQVRMKNGNDVPLSELRWRVAAYAPGDTVNLAENTYNAPRYRGPGELQPGGEWKDCLPLPPLRSGYRPQTLEFRAEHLQGTFAN; encoded by the coding sequence ATGATCATCGGTGCCTTTCTCATCCTAACCTGGCTGGTGCTGCTGTTGCGCTACCCGGCCAAGGCCCTGCCGATCTCCCTGGCCGCTGTCTGTGGCCTGGGCCTGGTGGCTTTGATGGTCTTCTGGCAGGACAGTCGCGAAGCGTCGCAACTGGCGCGCCTGGACCTGCGCCTGAGCTACGCTCCCGACCACTGCCCCGCCGACCGCGCATTGCAGGTGCGCATGAAGAACGGCAACGATGTCCCGCTGAGCGAACTGCGCTGGCGGGTGGCGGCGTATGCACCGGGGGATACCGTGAACCTGGCGGAGAACACGTACAACGCACCGCGCTATCGCGGGCCGGGGGAACTGCAACCAGGGGGCGAGTGGAAGGACTGCCTGCCTCTTCCACCGCTGCGCTCTGGGTACCGCCCGCAGACTCTGGAGTTTCGTGCGGAACACCTGCAAGGTACATTTGCCAACTGA
- a CDS encoding SDR family oxidoreductase: protein MPTVLITGCSSGIGRALADAFRDAGYQVWATARKPEDVERLHAAGFSARQLDVNDSEALARLAEELVTLDILINNAGYGAMGPLLDGGVDALRQQFETNVFAVVGVTRALFPLLRRSRGLVVNIGSVSGVLVTPFAGAYCASKAAVHALSDALRLELAPFGVQVMEVQPGAIASQFASNAQRQADQVLAADSAWWPLREHVQARARASQDKPTSAAEFAQGVLAAVGKSPVPGVVRLGNGSTALPLMARLLPRRLLDWALRKRFGLLRPL from the coding sequence ATGCCCACCGTCCTGATCACCGGTTGTTCCAGCGGCATCGGCCGCGCCCTGGCCGACGCCTTTCGCGATGCCGGCTACCAAGTGTGGGCAACCGCCCGCAAGCCAGAGGACGTCGAGCGGCTGCATGCCGCCGGCTTCAGCGCCCGGCAACTGGATGTAAACGACAGCGAGGCCCTGGCGCGCCTGGCCGAGGAACTGGTAACCCTCGACATCCTCATCAACAACGCCGGCTACGGCGCCATGGGCCCGCTGCTCGACGGTGGCGTCGACGCCCTGCGCCAGCAGTTCGAAACCAACGTGTTCGCCGTGGTTGGCGTGACCCGTGCCCTGTTCCCGCTGCTGCGTCGCTCGCGTGGCTTGGTGGTGAACATCGGCAGCGTCTCGGGCGTGCTGGTCACCCCGTTCGCCGGGGCCTACTGTGCGTCCAAGGCCGCCGTGCATGCGCTGAGCGATGCCCTGCGCCTGGAGTTGGCGCCATTCGGTGTCCAGGTGATGGAAGTGCAGCCAGGGGCAATTGCCTCGCAATTCGCCAGCAATGCCCAGCGCCAGGCCGACCAGGTGCTGGCGGCGGATTCGGCGTGGTGGCCGCTGCGCGAGCATGTGCAGGCGCGGGCGCGGGCGTCGCAGGACAAGCCGACTTCAGCGGCTGAATTTGCCCAGGGAGTGTTGGCGGCAGTTGGCAAGTCACCTGTGCCGGGTGTGGTGCGGTTGGGCAATGGCAGCACGGCGCTGCCGCTGATGGCCCGCTTGCTGCCGCGACGGCTGCTGGACTGGGCCTTGCGCAAGCGCTTCGGGCTACTGCGCCCCCTTTGA
- a CDS encoding SDR family NAD(P)-dependent oxidoreductase, which produces MHISLNGKRAIVSGSTAGIGLAIAIGLAEAGAEVVLNGRTQARVDDALKAVRERLPQARIIGIAADLSTQEGAQKLFDQVPHTDILVNNLGIFEPKPFFEIDDADWQRFFDVNVLSAVRLSRHYAQGMAQRKWGRVIFLSSESALQIPTEMIHYGMTKTALLAVSRGLAETLAGTGVTVNSVLPGPTRSEGVGDFFAKLAQEQGVGTDELEANFLAEHRPTSLIKRLATVEEVANMVVYLASVQASATTGAALRVDGGVLRSIA; this is translated from the coding sequence ATGCACATTTCTCTTAACGGCAAGCGCGCTATCGTCAGCGGCTCCACGGCGGGTATCGGCCTGGCCATCGCCATCGGCCTGGCCGAGGCGGGCGCCGAAGTGGTCCTCAACGGCCGTACCCAGGCCCGTGTCGATGACGCCCTCAAGGCCGTGCGCGAGCGTCTGCCGCAAGCGCGCATCATTGGCATCGCCGCCGACCTGAGCACCCAGGAGGGCGCGCAGAAGCTGTTTGACCAGGTGCCGCACACCGATATCCTGGTCAACAACCTCGGCATCTTCGAACCCAAGCCGTTCTTCGAGATCGACGATGCCGACTGGCAACGCTTCTTTGATGTCAACGTGCTCAGCGCCGTGCGCCTGTCGCGCCACTACGCCCAGGGCATGGCGCAGCGCAAGTGGGGGCGGGTGATCTTCCTGTCCAGCGAGTCGGCGTTGCAGATCCCGACCGAGATGATTCATTACGGCATGACCAAGACGGCATTGCTGGCAGTGTCCCGTGGTCTGGCCGAGACCTTGGCCGGAACCGGGGTGACGGTGAATTCGGTGCTGCCGGGGCCGACCCGCTCGGAAGGCGTGGGCGACTTCTTTGCCAAGCTGGCGCAGGAGCAGGGTGTTGGCACCGATGAGCTGGAGGCCAACTTCCTCGCCGAGCACCGGCCGACTTCGCTGATCAAGCGGCTGGCGACGGTGGAGGAGGTGGCCAACATGGTGGTTTACCTGGCATCCGTGCAGGCCAGCGCGACTACCGGGGCTGCCCTGCGGGTGGATGGCGGGGTGTTGCGCTCCATCGCCTGA
- a CDS encoding efflux transporter outer membrane subunit: protein MKPAARLSPLLLAVLMAGCTLGPDFQRPPSQAPQQWAALQGEAAASQPQAEPLELRWWETFHDARLSALIQRVADNNLDLQMASARLLQSRALRSTVAADETPSVDANVGYSRARNSAEGLSDPSGNAGKSAFNLWQGDLVAGWELDLWGRVRRQVEAADATVEVAENDRRGVLLALLSETAGNYIQLRAVQHTLDVTRDNLKVAQHSLKLSQDRQAEGVATRLDVAQASAQVASIEARLPSLEARRDDLINALSLLAAEPPRSLQAELLPGGELPAPQQTFAIGLPSELAERRPDIRQAQARLHAATASIGVAKADFYPSIRLSGSVGFQAMQLADFGAWDSRRFAFGPQLSLPIFEGGRLKGTLELREAQQQEAALNYRKVVLGAWHEIDDVLRLYNASQLRRDHLAEAVRQNRIALETAQRQYVEGAVDFLNVLSVQSALLASEEQWIDSSAAVSQALVGLYKALGGGWQAFDEQPAKKA, encoded by the coding sequence ATGAAACCTGCCGCACGCTTGAGCCCGCTGCTGCTGGCCGTGTTGATGGCTGGCTGCACCCTCGGGCCGGACTTTCAGCGCCCTCCCAGCCAGGCGCCGCAGCAATGGGCAGCGCTGCAAGGTGAAGCCGCCGCGAGCCAGCCACAGGCTGAGCCGCTGGAGCTGCGCTGGTGGGAAACCTTTCACGATGCGCGCCTGAGTGCATTGATCCAGCGCGTGGCCGATAACAACCTCGACCTGCAGATGGCCAGTGCACGCCTGCTGCAAAGCCGGGCCTTGCGCAGCACAGTGGCGGCCGATGAAACGCCGTCGGTCGATGCCAATGTCGGTTACAGCCGCGCCCGCAACAGCGCAGAAGGCCTGAGCGATCCATCCGGCAACGCGGGCAAATCGGCCTTCAACCTCTGGCAGGGCGACCTGGTCGCCGGCTGGGAGCTGGACCTCTGGGGCCGGGTGCGGCGCCAGGTGGAAGCAGCCGACGCCACCGTGGAGGTGGCCGAGAACGACCGTCGGGGCGTATTGCTGGCGCTGCTTTCGGAAACCGCCGGCAACTACATCCAGCTGCGTGCCGTGCAACACACCCTGGACGTGACTCGTGACAACCTCAAGGTCGCCCAGCACAGTCTGAAGCTTTCCCAGGACCGTCAGGCAGAAGGCGTCGCCACCCGTCTCGACGTGGCCCAAGCCAGTGCCCAGGTCGCTTCCATCGAAGCGCGCCTGCCAAGCCTGGAAGCCCGGCGCGATGACCTGATCAACGCCCTCAGCCTGCTCGCCGCCGAGCCGCCACGCAGCCTGCAAGCCGAGTTGCTGCCGGGGGGCGAACTGCCCGCGCCGCAGCAGACCTTCGCCATCGGCCTACCGTCCGAACTGGCCGAGCGGCGCCCGGACATCCGTCAGGCGCAGGCACGCCTGCATGCTGCCACCGCGAGCATTGGTGTCGCCAAGGCCGACTTCTATCCAAGCATCCGTCTGTCCGGCAGCGTCGGCTTCCAGGCCATGCAACTGGCCGATTTCGGTGCCTGGGATTCGCGTCGCTTCGCCTTCGGCCCGCAGTTGTCGCTGCCGATCTTCGAGGGTGGGCGGCTCAAGGGTACCCTCGAATTGCGCGAGGCGCAGCAGCAGGAAGCGGCGCTGAATTACCGCAAGGTGGTGCTCGGCGCCTGGCACGAAATCGACGATGTGCTACGCCTGTACAACGCCAGCCAGTTGCGTCGCGACCACTTGGCCGAGGCCGTGCGGCAGAACCGCATCGCCCTGGAAACTGCCCAGCGCCAGTATGTGGAAGGGGCGGTGGACTTTCTCAATGTGCTGAGTGTGCAGAGCGCCTTGCTGGCCAGCGAAGAGCAATGGATCGACAGTTCGGCGGCAGTGTCGCAGGCGCTGGTCGGCCTTTACAAGGCGTTGGGCGGTGGCTGGCAGGCGTTCGACGAGCAGCCAGCGAAGAAAGCATAA
- a CDS encoding HlyD family secretion protein, which yields MTNNRKTILIGSVLAVAVLAGIVGPWVFGSDHHQRTNDAYVIADYTVVAPKVAGFIKEVLVEDNQQVQAGQLLATIDDRDYQAALDAAQAQLLVAKAQSADARATLERQAALIAQAQAAVTAAQAEAAFADHEVNRYSRLAEQGAGTVQNAQQARSRVDQARARLVNAQAALVATRKQVDILTAQVASADGQLKRAEAGLEKAQLDLSYTRITAPVDGMVGERALRVGAFVNPGARLLSVVPLQHAYVVGNFQETQLTHVQPGQPVSISVDTFSGETLKGHVQSIAPATGVTFAAVKPDNATGNFTKVVQRIPVKIVFDDGQPLLERLRVGMSVEATIDTQGDKLAGKEVSAR from the coding sequence ATGACCAACAACCGTAAAACCATTCTCATCGGCTCGGTGCTCGCTGTGGCCGTGCTGGCCGGTATCGTCGGCCCCTGGGTGTTCGGCAGCGACCACCACCAGCGCACCAACGATGCCTACGTGATCGCCGACTACACCGTGGTTGCGCCCAAGGTCGCCGGCTTCATCAAGGAAGTGCTGGTAGAAGACAACCAGCAGGTCCAGGCCGGCCAGTTGCTGGCGACCATCGATGACCGTGACTACCAGGCCGCGCTGGATGCCGCCCAGGCACAGCTGCTGGTGGCCAAGGCACAGAGCGCCGATGCCCGCGCCACCCTTGAGCGCCAGGCCGCACTGATTGCCCAGGCCCAGGCGGCGGTAACGGCGGCCCAGGCTGAAGCCGCCTTCGCCGACCATGAGGTCAACCGCTACAGCCGCCTGGCCGAGCAAGGCGCCGGTACCGTGCAGAACGCCCAGCAGGCGCGCAGCCGGGTCGACCAGGCCCGCGCGCGGCTGGTAAACGCCCAGGCGGCGCTGGTGGCAACCCGCAAGCAGGTGGACATCCTCACGGCCCAGGTGGCCAGTGCCGATGGCCAGTTGAAGCGTGCCGAAGCCGGCCTGGAGAAGGCCCAGCTGGACCTGTCCTACACCCGCATCACCGCGCCGGTCGACGGCATGGTCGGTGAGCGTGCACTGCGCGTCGGCGCCTTCGTCAACCCGGGCGCACGCCTGCTCTCGGTGGTGCCGCTGCAGCATGCCTACGTGGTCGGCAATTTCCAGGAAACCCAGCTGACCCATGTGCAGCCGGGCCAGCCGGTGAGCATCAGTGTCGATACTTTCTCCGGCGAAACCCTCAAGGGCCATGTCCAGAGCATCGCCCCGGCCACCGGCGTGACCTTCGCCGCGGTGAAACCGGACAACGCCACCGGCAACTTCACCAAGGTGGTGCAACGCATTCCGGTGAAGATCGTCTTCGATGATGGCCAGCCACTGCTCGAACGCCTGCGCGTGGGCATGTCGGTAGAGGCGACCATCGACACCCAGGGCGACAAGCTGGCCGGCAAAGAGGTGAGCGCCCGATGA